From the Trichocoleus desertorum ATA4-8-CV12 genome, the window AGCTTGGCTGCGCAACTATGACAGCACCCTTAAAGTCTATGCTGAGCAACTAGATCAGGTATTGCAAAAGCTCAATCGCACTGATTTATCAGCAGCCAATGTTTTAGCGGCCCAGCAGTCTCTTCTAGCATTTACTAATAGTGACGTTGCCCTAGAGGTAGACAGCTTTTCGGACGACCTAAGTCTCCTAATTAACGATGTCCATGCCAGAGAAGTGAAAGCGGACATCGCTATGCACCGAGCCGAAGGCTTACATAGTTTGATTACTTACACCAGCTTGTTGTTGTCAGTTCTACTTGCGATTGTTTTAGCTCTGCGAACTAGCCAAGCGATCGCTCGTCCAATTGAGGCTGTGACCCAAGTGGCACAACAAGCGGCTCAAAACTCTCGGTTTGACTTGCAAGCTCCAGTCATGACAGAAGATGAAGTAGGCCGATTAGCCACGGCTTTCAACAACCTCATTCGTCAGGTGGAGCAGTACACCCAAGACCTAGAACTCAGCCGTCAAACTCTGGAATTGCGAGTTGAGGAACGCACTCATGAACTGAAACGGACGATTCAAGAGTTGGAGAGTGAAATTACGCTTCGTTGTCAAATTCAAGTTGCCCTACATCAAGAAAAAGTCGCTCTCCACAAAAGTGAGCAGCTCTTTCGTTCCTTAAGCGCCTGTTCTCCTGTAGGCATTTTCTTAGCAGATGTGACAGGAGATCTGACCTACGTTAATCCCCGTTTACAGCGATTGGCTGCTTATAATGCTGAGGCTAATCCGGCTGAAGCTAGCTTAAAGTCTAGTTGGATGGCTTGGGTGCATTCTGAAGATCGCGATCGCGTCTTTGCGGCTTGGGCTGAGCATACGCAACAAGGCTATAGCTATGGAGATGAGTATCGGTTGCAGCTGCCCAATGGCAAACTGCGCTGGGTGCAGACGCGATCATCTCCTTTGTTTGCTGACACAGGTCAACTGATCGGTCACGTAGGGACAGTTGAAGATGTAACAGAGCAAAAGCAAGCAGAGCAAGAGATTCGCCATGCTTTAGAAAAAGAGCGAGAGCTGAATGAGCTGCGAGCCCGTTTCGTTACCACGGTTTCTCATGAGTTTCGCACACCGCTCACAGTCATCGTTTCCTCTACCGAATTGGTGCAGAACTATGAGCACAAAATGACTCAGGAGAAGAAACACCAGCATTTTAGGAAAATTCAGGCTGCCAGCCGACACATCACTCATCTGCTTGATGAGATCCTGTTTATCAGCAACGCGAGTAGTGGCGAATTGCAGTTTAATCCTGCTCCCATCGATTTAGAGCAGTTTTGCCGCAGTCTGTTGGCAGACATACAGTTGGCAGACATACAGAGCGCTTCGTCCTGCTCCCACACCTTGCACTTGAGCTATCAAATTCCTCAAGCTTTGGTTTGCCTCGATGAGAAACTATTGCGCTATATCCTGACCAATTTACTTTCTAACGCGATTAAATATTCGCCTCAAGCTCAGGACGTGAACTTTGAGATCACCTGTGATGCTCAAACCGCAATCTTCAGCGTGCAGGATCAAGGCATTGGCATTCCGATGGCTGACCAGTTACACCTATTTGAGGCGTTTCATCGCGCTAAAAATGCGAGTAATATTCCTGGTGTGGGCCTAGGATTGTCGATCGTCAAGAGCTGCGTAGACTTACATGGTGGCCGAATCACCGTTGAGAGCAACCCTGAGATTGGCACTAAGTTTATGGTCATGCTGCCGCTGATGTCTTAAGCCCAAGAGATTTCCTGAATTTCATTTGCAGCTGCGAGCAACTCATGAGCAATCCATCCGCAAATTACATTCTGGCGTTAGACCTGGGTACCACAGGCAATCGCGCCTTTTTGTTTAACCACGATGGCAAAATTGTGGGGCAAGCTTACAAAGAACTGACCCAGTACTACCCACAACCTGGATGGCTAGAGCATGATCCGCAGCAGATTTGGCAAGATACCTGCTGGGTGATGCAAAGCGTCGTTCAGCAAGCAGGCATTGCTGCAACTGAAATTGCCGCGATCGGTCTCACCGTCCAGCGAGAGACTTGTTTGCTGTGGGATAAAACTACTGGGCAACCTTTGCATCCAGCGATCGTGTGGCAAGACCGCCGGACTGCGCCCTTCTGCAACCAATTACAGGAGCAGGGGTACGCCGCCGAAATTTACGATCGCACAGGTTTAGTCATAGATGCATACTTCTCCGCCACAAAAATCAGGTGGCTGTTAGATCATTTGCCGCCAGAGGTTGATCTCAATCAGGTCTTGGCTGGAACGATTGACACTTGGGTGCTATGGAACCTGACAGGAGGGCGTGTCCATGCTACCGATGACAGTAATGCCAGCCGCACGATGCTGTTTAACCTGCGATCGCGGCAATGGGACTCTAAGCTCCTCGATATCTTTGGCATTCCTGCTTATCTCTTACCCCAAGTGCAACCTAGCTTGGGTACGTTTGGGGTCACTGATCCCAAATTACTCGGAACCGAAATTCCAGTCACCGCCATCCTAGGCGATCAACAAGCAGCTTTGTTCGGCCACGGTTGCGATCGCGCGGGTTTAATCAAGTGCACTTACGGCACAGGTTGCTTTCTGGTCGCTCATACAGGAACCGAGATCATGCGATCGCCAGGGCAATTGGTTTCGACGGTAGCCTGGACTCGTTCTGGCGACAATGGCACATCGGAAGTTGGGTATGCGCTCGAAGGCAGCATGTTTACTAGTGGAGCCTGCATTCAGTGGCTACGAGATGGACTGAAGCTGATTCAAACTGCGGCTGAAACAGAAGCCATAGCCACCCAAGTCGCGGATAATGGCGGCGTTTACTTTGTGCCTGCTTTTAGCGGTTTAGGGGCACCGCACTGGGATATGAGCGCCCGTGGGGCTTTCCTGGGTATCACTGGGGGAGTGCAACGAGAGCATTTAGTGCGTTCAGTCTTAGAGGCGATCGCCTACCAAGTCAAAGAAGTAGTGCAGGCAGTTGATGCTTGTAGCAGTGCCAAGGTGCAGCGGCTCAAAGTGGATGGGGGAGCCTGCGACAACAATTTCTTAATGCAGTTTCAAGCCGATGTGTTGGGGATTCCAGTGGAGCGGCCCGTCGTCCGAGATGTGACGGTGCAAGGTGTAGCCTTTGCGGCAGGTTTAGCCTCTGGTTTTTGGCAAGACTACGCGGCCCTCGTCCACAACCGCCAACACGACCGCGTATTTGAACCCAGAACAGCCACAGCAGCGCTAGAAAACTTTGTCACTTGGCAAAAAGCCTTATCCAGAGCCAAAAATTGGGCCGAGTAGCCCTATAACAAATCCCTCGCCATCATCCGGTAAGGCCAGAACATGACGAGGGGGAAGGGAGATTTACGTAAACAGAAATCCTAGGAATTGGGCGATCGCTTACTCTCTGTAACCAGTGCGGCTGACAACATCAGGCTCTTGGTGGCGAACGTTTTCCTTGGGCTTCCGGAAGAGATTAGCTAACCCTAAAAGACCGATCAGGCCAAGCCAACCCAAGTTATTGTTGTCGTTCTTGGTTTCCTGAAAGGGGGTTGTGTCAATCGTGGGGTTATTGTTGGGGTTGCCATCAGTTTGGGCATGGCTAGGGAGACTCAAGGGGACAACCGCAAGGCTAGCAGCCAGAACGCCAGCACCAACCAACTTAGATAGAGTCGTCCGTTTCATAGTCAAAATTCCTCTGAATACTTCTAGCGAAAGGGTGCAATGCAACGAAGCAATTAAATAATCGAATAAGACGTTTGTGAGAAGCGATGTGAGGAGCGAACGTCCGAAAAAGCTTTAATGAGAGGGGCAGAGAAGGACAGAGCCTTCAAGTTCCAGACCTTCTCTGGCCCTAGGAAAGCGTCAAACGCCAACTACGACAATACGAATTAGTAGCGATTCCCAGTGCGACTCACTTCTTCGGGTTCACGATAGCGAGTGGGCTCTTCATGGCTCTTCTTGGTTAAACCAGCCAAACCAATCAGACCGAGTAGACCCAACCAACCCCAGTCAAAGTCGCGATCGCCTTCAGCAGCGGTGTTTGTGTTGTTATAAGTAGCAGTAGTATCTGTACCTGTTGTACCTGTAGTACCAGCCTCGGTTTGAGCAGAAGCAGGCACGGTCAAAGGGAGAGTGGCTAGGCTAAGGCTAAGCACACCAGCACCGATAAACTTAGATAGAGCAGCAGCTTTCATGATTAAATTCCTTTTCTCTTGATAGTGTCTGTAGAAGCTTTAAGAAACGCTTCAAGGTTTGAATACTGTTCGGTTTAGATGGCACCGATACTTAATAGATTAGGAGATAGCAGTCAGAATCGAATCGCTCTATAGCTGTAACCTACTCGTTGATCTAACTCCCACTCAAGAAGTAGAAGTTGAGTAACTGGTCAGCCACAAGAGGCAAAAAAGCAGACAACAAATTACAGGTTTTAGAACCCTGATCCGCTCTAAATCGGGGGATCGCTGTACTGGCAACACTTTCCAAAAGGCACACTCTTATCAGCCACGAATTCAGCAACAGGCCTAGTTAAATTCCCTATCAATATCAGCTGATGCAATCAATAAATCAGGTGTTTTAGCAGCAGCCAGGATTAAATTAGAATTAGCTGAGAATTAGCTGAGAAATATTTAACCATTCAAAATACTTAAATATTAAAAATATCCCAAAGATATTAGTTCAAATTTCTCACTTTCAAGTGTCACAAAAGCTTGTTTGAGCCATCTGAAATTCAGTTTTTTAACAAAAGTTAATGCTTTAATCTAGGACGCTGCTGAATCGGAATTTGCACGATGAATTCTGCCCCGTCTCCTAGCGTAGAAACACAACGCAACTGCCCTTGATGCTTCTCTACGACAATCTGATAGCTAATTGACAATCCCAATCCTGTCCCTTTGCCCACCGCTTTGGTCGTAAAAAAAGGATCAAATAGCCGCTTTTGAGTTGACTCCGTCATACCTGGGCCATTGTCCACAATGCGAATCATGACTTGATCGGGCGCAATGATAGCCGTGCTAATCCAGATTGTGGGGAGTGGTGTGGGAGAGTCTAGAGTTAGCCTATCGTTTAGAAGCTCAGTTTCACGGCGGTTTTCTAGGGCATCGATCGCATTTGCCAGCAGGTTCATGAATACTTGGTTCAATTGGCCCGCGTAGCAGTTGATCGAA encodes:
- the glpK gene encoding glycerol kinase GlpK, which gives rise to MSNPSANYILALDLGTTGNRAFLFNHDGKIVGQAYKELTQYYPQPGWLEHDPQQIWQDTCWVMQSVVQQAGIAATEIAAIGLTVQRETCLLWDKTTGQPLHPAIVWQDRRTAPFCNQLQEQGYAAEIYDRTGLVIDAYFSATKIRWLLDHLPPEVDLNQVLAGTIDTWVLWNLTGGRVHATDDSNASRTMLFNLRSRQWDSKLLDIFGIPAYLLPQVQPSLGTFGVTDPKLLGTEIPVTAILGDQQAALFGHGCDRAGLIKCTYGTGCFLVAHTGTEIMRSPGQLVSTVAWTRSGDNGTSEVGYALEGSMFTSGACIQWLRDGLKLIQTAAETEAIATQVADNGGVYFVPAFSGLGAPHWDMSARGAFLGITGGVQREHLVRSVLEAIAYQVKEVVQAVDACSSAKVQRLKVDGGACDNNFLMQFQADVLGIPVERPVVRDVTVQGVAFAAGLASGFWQDYAALVHNRQHDRVFEPRTATAALENFVTWQKALSRAKNWAE
- a CDS encoding WGxxGxxG-CTERM domain-containing protein, with product MKAAALSKFIGAGVLSLSLATLPLTVPASAQTEAGTTGTTGTDTTATYNNTNTAAEGDRDFDWGWLGLLGLIGLAGLTKKSHEEPTRYREPEEVSRTGNRY
- a CDS encoding WGxxGxxG-CTERM domain-containing protein; translated protein: MKRTTLSKLVGAGVLAASLAVVPLSLPSHAQTDGNPNNNPTIDTTPFQETKNDNNNLGWLGLIGLLGLANLFRKPKENVRHQEPDVVSRTGYRE
- a CDS encoding PAS domain S-box protein; the encoded protein is MSHPPKSSLQSRVSAEPLSDYPTPRGSSFLELLTCWPLHRAKNIRQKIGWSHALAIGVAVVGSTFGHFLGDSYARAAKQQWVAAHQEERLLSSLNLAILAARSHQQQLIPLLRNPQKFEHEHTHFLGHVQTIDQLMTEVQSAVVTHAQFSEASAELEAWLRNYDSTLKVYAEQLDQVLQKLNRTDLSAANVLAAQQSLLAFTNSDVALEVDSFSDDLSLLINDVHAREVKADIAMHRAEGLHSLITYTSLLLSVLLAIVLALRTSQAIARPIEAVTQVAQQAAQNSRFDLQAPVMTEDEVGRLATAFNNLIRQVEQYTQDLELSRQTLELRVEERTHELKRTIQELESEITLRCQIQVALHQEKVALHKSEQLFRSLSACSPVGIFLADVTGDLTYVNPRLQRLAAYNAEANPAEASLKSSWMAWVHSEDRDRVFAAWAEHTQQGYSYGDEYRLQLPNGKLRWVQTRSSPLFADTGQLIGHVGTVEDVTEQKQAEQEIRHALEKERELNELRARFVTTVSHEFRTPLTVIVSSTELVQNYEHKMTQEKKHQHFRKIQAASRHITHLLDEILFISNASSGELQFNPAPIDLEQFCRSLLADIQLADIQSASSCSHTLHLSYQIPQALVCLDEKLLRYILTNLLSNAIKYSPQAQDVNFEITCDAQTAIFSVQDQGIGIPMADQLHLFEAFHRAKNASNIPGVGLGLSIVKSCVDLHGGRITVESNPEIGTKFMVMLPLMS